One genomic region from Syntrophobacterales bacterium encodes:
- the coaE gene encoding dephospho-CoA kinase (Dephospho-CoA kinase (CoaE) performs the final step in coenzyme A biosynthesis.), with protein sequence MLNVGLTGGIASGKSTVARILVEKGALLIDLDELAHEVEAPEGEVWKKIVHHFGEGVLSAERTIDRRKLGAIVFANPARLKLLNQLVHPAVFEAWQGRLRELRQASPAAIVLSAIPLLIESGMVDLVDLVLLVYLPPEKQIARLMQRNGYSLQEAKERIASQMALEEKMRHADIIVNNEGSEEETARELTNIWEELKKREKEVG encoded by the coding sequence ATGCTTAATGTCGGTCTGACGGGGGGGATAGCGAGCGGGAAATCAACGGTTGCCCGGATACTGGTTGAAAAAGGGGCGCTGTTGATCGATCTGGACGAGCTGGCCCATGAGGTGGAAGCGCCCGAAGGGGAAGTCTGGAAAAAGATTGTACACCACTTTGGGGAAGGGGTGCTGAGTGCGGAGCGAACGATCGATCGCCGGAAGCTGGGGGCAATAGTTTTTGCCAATCCCGCCCGGTTGAAGCTGTTAAACCAACTGGTTCACCCGGCGGTTTTTGAGGCATGGCAGGGGCGTCTGCGCGAGCTGCGCCAGGCAAGCCCCGCGGCTATCGTCTTGTCGGCAATCCCGCTCCTCATTGAATCAGGCATGGTGGATTTGGTTGATCTTGTCCTTCTCGTCTATCTTCCGCCTGAAAAACAGATAGCGAGGCTGATGCAGCGAAATGGCTACAGCCTGCAGGAAGCAAAAGAGCGAATTGCCTCTCAGATGGCGCTTGAAGAAAAGATGCGCCATGCCGATATTATTGTCAATAATGAGGGTTCTGAAGAGGAAACGGCAAGAGAGCTCACCAATATCTGGGAAGAGTTAAAAAAGAGAGAAAAGGAGGTAGGCTGA
- a CDS encoding type III pantothenate kinase — protein sequence MLLVMDVGNTNTVLGLYDGEELVHDWRIRTVIDQTLDEYGILILNLYKNSKISSKAITNIIISCVVPPMLNILEPLCLKYFGIKPLIVGPGIKTGMPIFYDNPREVGADRIVNAVAAFEKYHREMIVVDFGTATTFDYISAKGEYMGGCIAPGVMISSEALFERAAKLPRVELCKPRLVVTKDTVSAMQAGIMYGYAGLVDGIVERIMAEIDSAPLVVATGGLARLIAGVARSIEVVDDMLTIEGLRIIFQRNMKKSDA from the coding sequence ATGCTTCTGGTTATGGACGTGGGAAATACCAATACGGTGCTTGGCCTCTATGACGGCGAAGAACTGGTTCACGACTGGCGGATCAGGACGGTTATCGACCAGACCCTGGACGAATATGGCATCCTGATTCTGAACCTCTACAAAAACAGCAAAATCAGTTCCAAGGCGATAACGAACATCATTATCTCCTGTGTTGTTCCCCCGATGCTTAACATTCTGGAACCGCTCTGCCTGAAATATTTCGGGATAAAACCCCTGATCGTCGGTCCCGGGATTAAAACAGGAATGCCGATTTTCTACGACAATCCCCGGGAGGTCGGCGCCGACAGGATTGTCAATGCCGTTGCCGCCTTCGAGAAATACCACAGGGAAATGATCGTTGTTGACTTCGGTACCGCGACGACCTTTGACTACATATCGGCCAAAGGCGAATATATGGGAGGGTGCATCGCTCCGGGCGTAATGATTTCGAGCGAGGCGCTCTTCGAGCGGGCCGCGAAGCTGCCCAGAGTTGAGCTTTGCAAGCCGCGTCTTGTCGTCACCAAGGATACCGTAAGCGCGATGCAGGCGGGGATTATGTACGGTTACGCAGGCCTCGTGGATGGGATTGTGGAGAGGATCATGGCGGAAATTGATTCGGCGCCCCTCGTTGTGGCGACTGGGGGGCTGGCAAGGCTGATTGCCGGAGTCGCGCGAAGCATCGAGGTCGTGGATGACATGCTGACGATCGAAGGATTGCGCATTATCTTTCAGCGAAATATGAAAAAAAGCGATGCTTAA
- the nadC gene encoding carboxylating nicotinate-nucleotide diphosphorylase, whose amino-acid sequence MWPRYALKDFIRSALAEDVGAGDMTTNAVLTGRENGAAAATAKDDLVLAGIEVFGEVFLTFDPTLIFSPRKQDGENVAKGEIIAEISGSLASILTAERVALNLLQRMCGIATMTRRFVNEAAGTKARIIDTRKTVPNLRALDKYAVRAGGGFNHRFALYDGVLIKDNHIAAAGGITAALKKARAFIPHTLKIEVEVKDSAELQEALQAGADSILLDNMDVSGIAAAVEIVQGRIPLEASGNMTLERIRQVAETGVDFISVGALTHSVRAADISLNIVETAGQGR is encoded by the coding sequence ATGTGGCCGCGCTATGCATTAAAGGATTTTATCAGGAGCGCCCTTGCCGAGGATGTCGGGGCCGGCGATATGACGACTAATGCCGTGCTCACGGGACGCGAAAACGGGGCGGCCGCGGCAACCGCCAAGGATGATCTTGTTCTGGCCGGGATCGAGGTTTTTGGCGAGGTTTTTTTGACATTTGATCCGACGCTGATTTTTTCTCCCCGGAAGCAGGACGGGGAAAATGTCGCAAAGGGCGAGATTATTGCGGAAATTTCCGGGTCGCTGGCCTCCATTCTGACGGCGGAGCGGGTTGCCCTTAACCTGCTCCAGCGGATGTGCGGCATAGCGACCATGACGCGTCGTTTTGTCAACGAGGCCGCCGGGACCAAAGCCAGAATCATCGATACGCGCAAAACCGTTCCGAACCTGCGCGCGCTGGACAAATACGCGGTGCGGGCCGGGGGTGGCTTTAACCACCGGTTTGCCCTTTATGACGGGGTGCTGATCAAGGATAATCACATTGCCGCGGCGGGCGGAATAACCGCTGCCTTGAAGAAGGCGCGTGCATTTATTCCCCACACGCTCAAGATCGAGGTCGAGGTCAAGGACAGCGCGGAGCTGCAAGAGGCGCTTCAGGCCGGGGCAGATTCGATACTCCTTGACAACATGGATGTTTCCGGGATCGCTGCCGCAGTCGAGATTGTCCAGGGCAGGATTCCCCTGGAGGCGTCCGGCAACATGACGCTCGAGAGGATTCGCCAGGTAGCGGAAACAGGGGTTGATTTCATTTCAGTGGGGGCCTTGACCCACTCAGTTCGGGCTGCCGACATATCTTTGAATATAGTTGAAACGGCTGGCCAAGGTCGGTGA
- a CDS encoding biotin--[acetyl-CoA-carboxylase] ligase, translating into MGESGLDISSLRERLRGFKTGFPLYYFENVDSTNAVAMRLAQEGAAEGTMVLADCQTAGRGRLQREWQSPAGCNLYFSLILRPGIAIAKAVQITFLAGAAVADTIETFCPEGVESKWPNDVLIRSRKVCGVLSELRTKNGRMTAIVGIGINVNMKRDDFAHEYRQMATSLLEETGRRHSREEVLCSFCTNFQRWYELFLGEGFGPIRQNWLFRTKMVGKNVRILFGTEIKEGVVSGLDEDGALLLAGATGAVERIIAGDATIIRE; encoded by the coding sequence ATGGGTGAATCCGGACTGGACATATCCTCGTTGAGAGAGCGGCTGCGTGGTTTCAAGACAGGCTTTCCTCTTTACTATTTTGAAAATGTCGATTCCACAAACGCTGTTGCAATGCGGCTTGCGCAGGAAGGGGCAGCAGAGGGGACGATGGTGCTCGCTGATTGCCAGACCGCCGGCCGAGGGCGCCTGCAGCGGGAATGGCAGTCTCCTGCCGGGTGCAACCTTTATTTTTCCCTTATTCTCCGTCCGGGAATTGCAATTGCCAAGGCGGTCCAGATAACTTTTCTGGCGGGTGCTGCGGTTGCGGACACCATCGAGACCTTTTGTCCGGAAGGCGTCGAGAGCAAATGGCCCAATGATGTTTTGATCCGCAGTCGCAAGGTGTGCGGCGTTCTGTCGGAGCTCAGGACGAAGAATGGAAGGATGACGGCAATCGTAGGCATCGGCATCAACGTAAATATGAAAAGAGACGATTTTGCCCATGAATACAGGCAAATGGCCACTTCGCTTTTAGAGGAGACCGGGCGTCGGCACTCCCGCGAGGAGGTGCTGTGCAGTTTCTGCACCAATTTCCAGCGCTGGTATGAACTTTTTCTTGGCGAGGGATTTGGGCCGATTCGGCAGAACTGGCTTTTCCGAACGAAAATGGTGGGGAAAAACGTCAGGATTCTTTTCGGTACCGAGATAAAAGAGGGAGTTGTCTCCGGCCTGGACGAGGATGGGGCGCTGCTGCTTGCCGGCGCGACAGGCGCCGTCGAGAGGATAATCGCCGGCGACGCAACAATCATAAGGGAGTGA